A genome region from Streptomyces xanthophaeus includes the following:
- a CDS encoding glutamate--cysteine ligase, producing the protein MRSVGVEEELLLADADSGEPLAVSGAVLAAADRAATAGAADGKDSGHTFEAELQEEQVEFGTRPVTEMGELQEEILRWRAEAARHAAAAGAVVAAIGTSPLAVRPSMSPGHRYEWVSRQFGMTAQEQLTCGCHVHVSVESDEEGVAVLDRIRIWLPVLTAMSANSPFWQGEDTGYGSYRSRVWNRLPAAGPVDVFGSADRYHAEVRAMVESGVLRDKGMIWFDARLSASYPTVEVRVADVCLDASTPVLLAALVRALVETAAREWRAGEPPARVSTGLLRLASWQAGRSGLDGPLLHPETLREAAPEAAVDALYRHVGDALADSGDEELVRAGIAGLLEHGNGARVQRSLLRAEGDLGSVVRHCARRTTAGADRTGGDTRGRRGPVGRS; encoded by the coding sequence ATGCGAAGCGTCGGTGTGGAGGAAGAGCTGCTGCTGGCGGACGCGGACAGCGGGGAGCCGCTGGCCGTGTCGGGAGCGGTGCTCGCCGCAGCGGACCGCGCCGCGACCGCCGGCGCGGCGGACGGGAAGGACTCCGGCCACACCTTCGAGGCGGAGCTCCAGGAGGAGCAGGTCGAGTTCGGCACCAGACCGGTGACGGAGATGGGCGAGCTGCAGGAGGAGATCCTCCGGTGGCGCGCCGAGGCCGCCCGGCACGCGGCGGCGGCCGGCGCCGTCGTGGCGGCGATCGGCACCTCACCGCTGGCCGTCCGCCCCTCGATGTCCCCCGGACACCGCTACGAGTGGGTGTCGCGGCAGTTCGGCATGACCGCGCAGGAGCAGCTGACCTGCGGCTGCCACGTCCACGTGTCGGTGGAGTCGGACGAGGAGGGCGTGGCCGTACTGGACCGCATCCGGATCTGGCTGCCCGTACTGACCGCGATGAGCGCGAATTCCCCGTTCTGGCAGGGCGAGGACACCGGGTACGGCAGCTATCGCAGCCGGGTCTGGAACCGGCTGCCCGCGGCCGGGCCGGTGGACGTCTTCGGCTCTGCGGACCGCTACCACGCGGAGGTGAGGGCCATGGTCGAGTCGGGCGTGCTGCGTGACAAGGGAATGATCTGGTTCGACGCGCGGCTGTCCGCCTCCTACCCGACGGTGGAGGTCAGGGTGGCGGACGTGTGCCTCGACGCGTCGACCCCCGTCCTGCTGGCCGCCCTCGTACGGGCCCTCGTGGAGACCGCGGCCCGGGAGTGGCGCGCCGGCGAACCCCCGGCCAGGGTGAGCACCGGGCTGCTCCGGCTCGCGTCGTGGCAGGCAGGCCGCTCGGGACTCGACGGCCCGCTGCTGCACCCCGAGACGCTGCGGGAGGCGGCGCCCGAGGCCGCCGTCGACGCGCTGTACCGGCACGTCGGCGACGCACTGGCCGACTCGGGCGACGAGGAACTCGTACGGGCCGGCATCGCCGGCCTCCTGGAGCACGGCAACGGCGCACGCGTCCAGCGGAGCCTGCTGCGTGCGGAGGGGGACCTGGGCTCGGTCGTCCGGCACTGCGCGCGGCGGACCACGGCCGGGGCCGACCGGACGGGTGGGGACACGCGGGGCCGACGAGGACCGGTCGGGCGTTCATAG
- a CDS encoding MarR family winged helix-turn-helix transcriptional regulator — protein MNTARQPDPSATPVPAPARPPAPRGAAFLLAQIGAHAAGRFAERVATLGLTPADVGLLRMVAGQPGRSQRALAEDLGVVPSRVVALIDVLEEKRLVERRRSAEDRRNYELHLTPGGRQALGTVSRAAAAHEDDLLAALDPDGRAQLLELLERVAAQQELTPGVHPGYRTLAKPAGKRKD, from the coding sequence GTGAACACCGCCCGGCAACCAGATCCCTCCGCGACTCCGGTCCCGGCCCCGGCCCGCCCTCCGGCTCCGCGCGGAGCGGCCTTCCTCCTCGCCCAGATCGGTGCCCACGCCGCGGGGCGGTTCGCGGAACGCGTCGCCACCCTGGGGCTCACCCCCGCCGACGTCGGCCTGCTGCGGATGGTCGCCGGGCAGCCCGGCCGCAGCCAGCGCGCGCTCGCCGAGGACCTGGGAGTCGTACCCAGTCGCGTCGTCGCCCTGATCGACGTCCTGGAGGAGAAGCGGCTCGTCGAGCGGCGGCGCAGCGCCGAGGACCGCCGGAATTACGAACTGCACCTCACCCCCGGGGGACGGCAGGCCCTCGGCACGGTCTCCCGGGCGGCGGCCGCCCACGAGGACGACCTGTTGGCCGCCCTCGACCCCGACGGGCGGGCGCAGCTGCTGGAACTCCTCGAACGCGTCGCGGCGCAGCAGGAACTGACGCCCGGTGTGCACCCCGGCTACCGGACGCTCGCGAAGCCCGCGGGGAAGCGGAAGGACTGA
- a CDS encoding MFS transporter, producing MSDTSRATSGGPLRLRDFRLLLAGAATGQLGAQVTLVALPLVAVLELDAPAFQVGLLTAAETAAFLLVGLPAGALTDRMRKRPLMIRADLVRAMAMASIPAAALAGVLTMAQLYAVALVTGVATVFFDVAHQSYLPQILPREQLVAGNGALETVRSTAQVTGPGIGGGLVQLVGAQFAVIVDAVGYVLSALFLLRVERTEEAPEPAAAGGSLRKEIGEGVRFVFGHPLLRVIALTTGLANFSTAVLMATQTVHLVRVVGLEAGGLGLVLSASAVGGLLGALCAGRLAAGLGQARVMLLSVVVTGPFALLWPLSGHGVPGAVLFAAGSAVVSFGAVVYNVAQVSFRQGMCPPRLLGRMNATLRFLMWGTLPLGALLGGALAQSYGSRTALAWCAVGILAVPLPLVLSPLRRMRDLPGPQDDGGAGGTGPGHGAPRDTAPADGDERPAPAPTV from the coding sequence ATGTCCGACACATCCCGAGCCACTTCCGGTGGCCCTCTGCGCTTGCGCGACTTCCGACTGTTACTCGCGGGAGCTGCCACCGGACAGCTCGGTGCACAGGTGACCCTGGTGGCGCTGCCCCTCGTGGCCGTCCTCGAACTCGACGCCCCCGCCTTCCAGGTGGGCCTTCTGACCGCCGCCGAGACCGCGGCCTTCCTGCTCGTCGGACTGCCCGCCGGGGCGCTCACCGACCGCATGCGCAAGCGGCCCCTGATGATCCGCGCGGACCTGGTGCGCGCCATGGCCATGGCCAGCATCCCCGCCGCCGCGCTCGCCGGCGTCCTGACCATGGCCCAGCTCTACGCCGTCGCCCTCGTGACCGGCGTGGCGACCGTGTTCTTCGACGTCGCCCATCAGAGCTACCTCCCGCAGATCCTGCCCCGTGAGCAACTCGTGGCCGGCAACGGCGCCCTGGAGACCGTCCGTTCCACCGCCCAGGTCACCGGCCCCGGTATCGGCGGCGGACTGGTCCAGCTCGTCGGGGCGCAGTTCGCGGTCATCGTCGACGCCGTCGGCTACGTGCTCTCCGCCCTCTTCCTCCTGCGCGTCGAGCGCACCGAGGAAGCACCCGAACCCGCCGCCGCCGGAGGCTCCCTGCGCAAGGAGATCGGCGAGGGCGTCCGCTTCGTCTTCGGCCACCCGCTGCTCCGTGTCATCGCCCTCACGACCGGCCTCGCCAACTTCTCCACGGCCGTCCTGATGGCGACGCAGACCGTACATCTCGTCCGTGTCGTCGGATTGGAGGCCGGCGGGCTCGGACTGGTGCTGTCCGCGTCGGCCGTGGGAGGCCTCCTGGGAGCCCTGTGCGCCGGGCGCCTCGCCGCCGGGCTGGGGCAGGCCCGGGTCATGCTCCTGTCCGTCGTCGTGACCGGCCCGTTCGCGCTGCTGTGGCCCCTGTCCGGGCACGGTGTCCCCGGAGCGGTCCTCTTCGCCGCCGGATCGGCGGTCGTCTCGTTCGGCGCCGTCGTCTACAACGTCGCCCAGGTCAGCTTCCGCCAGGGCATGTGCCCGCCGCGGCTGCTCGGCCGGATGAACGCCACCCTGCGCTTCCTCATGTGGGGCACCCTGCCGCTGGGCGCGCTCCTCGGCGGAGCCCTCGCCCAGTCCTACGGCTCGCGTACGGCACTCGCCTGGTGCGCCGTCGGCATCCTCGCCGTACCGCTGCCGCTGGTGCTCTCCCCGCTGCGCCGCATGCGGGACCTGCCCGGTCCGCAGGACGACGGCGGCGCCGGTGGCACGGGCCCCGGCCACGGGGCACCCCGGGACACGGCCCCCGCCGACGGCGACGAACGGCCCGCCCCCGCACCCACCGTCTGA
- a CDS encoding allantoin permease has translation MSTTESRQTTAHAPKTAADQAVKETLEDYTLRFAPRSYRRWTPMVVATTALGGIAYMADFSIGAGIGLAHGTGNALVAITVAAAVIFLTGFPLAYYGARYNIDLDLITRGSGFGYYGSVLTSIIFASFTFIFFALEGSIMAQGLELGLGLPLSLGYAVSTLMVIPLVVYGMKALSKLQVWTTPIWLLLMVGPLVYLIADDPGTVDRFLAYPGTDGDGAVNTASVMLGAGVCLSLIAQIGEQIDYLRFMPPRTEANKRTWWTAVVMAGPGWVVLGALKQAIGVFLAVYILAEVGPAAAPEPIQQFRSAFDAMMPAWSVVPLAVVLVVISQIKINVTNAYSGSLAWTNSFTRVTGHYPGRMVFVLVNLAFALVLMEADMFSFLGGILGFYSNCAIAWVVTVATDIGINKYVLKLSPLQPEFRRGMLHAVNPVGVVAFVAASGLSIAMYFHAFGDALQPYSPVAAAVIAFVVTPLMAVVTKGRYYLRRTDDGIGEPLLDADGNPSAATLDCHVCHQSYERPDLTACVTHGSVVCSLCLSTDKAGDHVLPAGS, from the coding sequence ATGAGCACCACCGAGTCGCGACAGACGACGGCACACGCGCCGAAGACCGCTGCCGACCAGGCGGTCAAGGAGACGCTGGAGGACTACACCCTCCGATTCGCACCCCGTAGTTACCGCCGCTGGACCCCCATGGTCGTGGCCACCACGGCCCTCGGCGGCATCGCCTACATGGCCGACTTCTCCATCGGCGCCGGCATCGGCCTGGCCCACGGCACCGGCAACGCACTCGTGGCCATCACCGTCGCCGCCGCCGTCATCTTCCTCACCGGCTTCCCGCTGGCCTACTACGGCGCGCGCTACAACATCGACCTCGACCTGATCACGCGCGGCTCCGGCTTCGGCTACTACGGTTCGGTCCTCACCAGCATCATCTTCGCCAGCTTCACCTTCATCTTCTTCGCCCTCGAAGGCTCGATCATGGCCCAGGGCCTGGAACTCGGCCTCGGACTGCCGCTGTCGCTGGGCTACGCCGTCTCCACGCTCATGGTGATCCCGCTGGTCGTCTACGGCATGAAGGCGCTCAGCAAGCTCCAGGTGTGGACCACCCCGATCTGGCTGCTGCTCATGGTCGGTCCGCTGGTCTATCTGATCGCCGACGACCCCGGCACGGTGGACCGCTTCCTGGCCTACCCCGGCACGGACGGCGACGGGGCCGTCAACACCGCCTCCGTCATGCTCGGAGCGGGGGTGTGCCTGTCCTTGATCGCGCAGATCGGCGAGCAGATCGACTACCTGCGCTTCATGCCGCCCAGGACCGAGGCGAACAAGCGCACCTGGTGGACCGCCGTGGTGATGGCCGGCCCCGGGTGGGTGGTGCTCGGAGCGCTCAAGCAGGCCATCGGTGTCTTCCTCGCCGTCTACATCCTCGCCGAGGTCGGACCGGCGGCCGCGCCCGAGCCCATCCAGCAGTTCCGCAGCGCCTTCGACGCAATGATGCCGGCCTGGTCGGTCGTCCCGCTGGCCGTGGTCCTGGTGGTCATCAGCCAGATCAAGATCAATGTGACGAACGCGTACTCCGGCTCGCTGGCCTGGACGAACTCCTTCACCCGCGTCACCGGGCACTACCCCGGTCGCATGGTCTTCGTCCTGGTCAACCTGGCCTTCGCCCTCGTTCTGATGGAAGCCGACATGTTCAGCTTCCTGGGCGGCATCCTGGGGTTCTACTCGAACTGCGCGATCGCCTGGGTGGTCACCGTGGCCACCGACATCGGCATCAACAAGTACGTGCTGAAGCTGTCCCCGCTCCAGCCGGAGTTCCGCCGGGGGATGCTCCACGCGGTCAATCCGGTCGGCGTCGTGGCGTTCGTCGCCGCCTCCGGCCTGTCGATCGCCATGTACTTCCACGCCTTCGGCGACGCCCTCCAGCCGTACTCGCCCGTGGCCGCGGCCGTCATCGCCTTCGTCGTCACACCGCTGATGGCCGTGGTCACCAAGGGCCGCTACTACTTGCGCCGCACCGACGACGGCATCGGCGAGCCCCTGCTGGACGCCGACGGGAACCCGAGTGCGGCCACCCTCGACTGCCATGTCTGCCACCAGTCCTACGAGCGCCCCGACCTCACCGCATGTGTCACCCACGGCTCGGTGGTCTGCTCGCTGTGCCTGAGCACCGACAAGGCCGGCGACCACGTCCTGCCGGCCGGCTCATAG
- a CDS encoding SGNH/GDSL hydrolase family protein, translating to MTTTDRNTAHAQRLLRFHQPEKLLRHLGPLDEPVLAALFGTGAEDYRGRLERFEERNREAAAALSAEPGASARIGALPFRPGEHVVALGESTTADRLSWFEILRHLLPEGVRCTNLAVSGSSTTQALAQQLPALGFQRPDWVLCMLGANDVQRIDRTPLVGFAEICRNLVALHDLAVARTGARWVWLTPTCTDPDRVERYEHFRRAGLSWSDVDLDAVAGFLLARPEPVVDTRPAARGHHEADGLHLTPSGQRAVTAALLETLSP from the coding sequence ATGACCACCACCGACCGGAACACCGCCCACGCGCAGCGCCTGCTGAGGTTCCATCAGCCGGAGAAGCTCCTGCGTCACCTGGGCCCGCTCGACGAGCCGGTGCTGGCCGCCCTGTTCGGGACCGGTGCCGAGGACTACAGGGGCCGGCTGGAGCGGTTCGAGGAGCGCAACCGGGAAGCGGCGGCCGCGCTGTCGGCCGAACCGGGCGCGAGCGCTCGGATCGGCGCACTGCCGTTCAGGCCCGGTGAGCACGTCGTGGCCCTGGGCGAGAGCACCACCGCCGACCGGCTCTCCTGGTTCGAAATCCTGCGGCACCTGCTCCCCGAGGGCGTACGGTGCACCAACCTGGCGGTATCGGGGAGCAGCACGACCCAGGCTCTGGCGCAGCAGCTGCCGGCGCTGGGGTTCCAGCGGCCCGACTGGGTGTTGTGCATGCTCGGCGCGAACGACGTACAGCGCATCGACCGCACCCCGCTCGTCGGTTTCGCCGAGATCTGCCGCAACCTGGTCGCCCTGCACGACCTGGCGGTGGCCCGGACGGGGGCCCGGTGGGTCTGGCTCACCCCGACGTGCACGGACCCCGACCGCGTGGAACGGTACGAGCACTTCCGGCGGGCCGGGCTGAGCTGGTCCGACGTGGACCTGGACGCCGTGGCCGGCTTCCTGCTGGCCCGGCCGGAACCGGTGGTCGACACACGCCCCGCGGCGCGCGGCCACCATGAGGCCGACGGCCTCCACCTCACCCCCTCCGGCCAACGCGCGGTCACCGCAGCCCTGCTGGAGACCCTCAGCCCCTGA
- a CDS encoding EF-hand domain-containing protein, with amino-acid sequence MANAFQERKLRGMFAAFDADGDGYLREEDFTALVGRWGRLPGVEPGTELRARVETLLMGWWAALLEAGDANGDGAVDMGELLTLVDRLPTMVADVTATADTVFDAVDSNADGVISPEEHRRLVETWNGCPADLDGVFELLDPDGAGHLGRERFALLWRQFWISDDPADPGNLLCGRIPGPR; translated from the coding sequence GTGGCCAACGCGTTTCAGGAGCGCAAGCTCAGGGGGATGTTCGCCGCGTTCGACGCGGACGGCGACGGCTACCTGCGCGAGGAGGACTTCACGGCGCTGGTCGGCCGCTGGGGTCGGCTGCCGGGAGTGGAGCCCGGTACGGAGCTGCGGGCGCGGGTGGAGACGCTGCTGATGGGCTGGTGGGCGGCGCTGCTGGAGGCCGGGGACGCGAACGGCGACGGGGCGGTCGACATGGGCGAACTGCTCACCCTCGTCGACCGCCTGCCCACCATGGTCGCGGACGTGACCGCCACCGCCGACACCGTCTTCGACGCCGTGGACAGCAACGCCGACGGCGTCATCTCACCGGAGGAACACCGGCGGCTCGTGGAGACCTGGAACGGCTGCCCGGCAGACCTGGACGGGGTCTTCGAACTGCTCGACCCGGACGGCGCCGGCCACCTCGGCCGCGAGCGGTTCGCCCTCCTCTGGCGCCAGTTCTGGATCAGCGACGACCCCGCGGACCCGGGCAACCTGCTCTGCGGCCGGATCCCCGGCCCCCGCTGA
- a CDS encoding stealth family protein gives MQGVHRLPMPAGLRRLARTLRRRPGGVPPQPGPAGRERIGGRTPASSGLTSREEELLATVPGLIQHCGRLATVRDDLLPADARAASLRSVAEALEAAAVSYGLVPDGGLVHRVAIAPGDRAAALKACAAAFEGLPVYARLLTVDGAAGHVLAEDLPAAVESVETGKDGADGKDCREGKEPAHTARVRAVRVHRPVITSGRTLKYGPETGCDLEFWEVPDSGEGALAVLRETPYGWWVPSLAASTTRRIDDREYPVVDCFSSRFPDDIDFPIDAVITWVDAADPAWRHRRDRAAEAEAGSGHASGTDETGGIDLAENRYRDRGELRYCLRSIAAYAPWVRRIFLVTDDQAPDWLSAGHPRITVVDHRELSTEPAAPAVFNSHAIESRLHHIPGLAEHFLYFNDDIFLGRPQRPQNYFLPSGLPKVFHDWRAVDPGSRAGDDVFTSSQKVTRQAVEEAVGRTYPHILAHTPYPLTRSAFARVEELLPGRLAATARSVFRSADDLAPVTLAAHLALAEGHAVEGDLTHTYVSTARRSEIERLPELAAERGHDAFCLADDEDPDGPDGGGSGGGLSATQQHNVVTAFLEAYFPVPSPFEPAPYGTEPSRPVG, from the coding sequence ATGCAGGGTGTCCACCGCCTTCCCATGCCCGCCGGGCTGCGCAGACTCGCCCGGACGCTGCGTCGGCGACCCGGTGGCGTTCCGCCGCAGCCCGGTCCCGCAGGGCGGGAGCGCATCGGCGGCAGGACCCCTGCGTCCAGCGGGCTCACCTCCCGTGAGGAGGAGCTGCTGGCGACCGTGCCGGGGCTGATCCAGCACTGCGGCCGGCTGGCGACCGTACGCGACGACCTCCTCCCCGCCGACGCCCGTGCCGCCAGTCTCCGGTCGGTCGCCGAGGCCCTGGAGGCCGCCGCCGTCTCCTACGGGCTGGTCCCGGACGGCGGGCTCGTCCACCGGGTGGCCATCGCGCCCGGCGACCGGGCCGCGGCCCTGAAAGCGTGCGCCGCCGCCTTCGAGGGGCTCCCCGTCTACGCGCGCCTGCTCACCGTCGACGGTGCAGCCGGGCACGTCCTCGCCGAGGACCTCCCGGCGGCGGTCGAGTCCGTCGAGACCGGGAAGGACGGCGCGGACGGGAAGGACTGCAGGGAGGGGAAGGAGCCGGCGCACACCGCCCGCGTGCGGGCCGTACGCGTCCACCGACCGGTCATCACCTCCGGCCGGACCCTGAAGTACGGTCCCGAGACCGGCTGCGACCTGGAGTTCTGGGAAGTCCCCGACTCCGGCGAGGGCGCCCTCGCCGTACTGCGCGAGACCCCGTACGGCTGGTGGGTCCCCTCCTTGGCCGCCTCCACCACCCGCCGCATCGACGACCGGGAGTACCCGGTCGTCGACTGCTTCTCGAGCCGGTTCCCCGACGACATCGACTTCCCGATCGACGCGGTGATCACCTGGGTGGACGCCGCCGACCCCGCCTGGCGCCACCGCCGGGACCGGGCCGCCGAGGCGGAGGCCGGTTCGGGTCACGCCTCCGGGACCGACGAGACCGGCGGGATCGACCTCGCCGAGAACCGCTACCGCGACCGTGGCGAGCTCCGCTACTGCCTGCGCTCCATCGCCGCCTACGCACCCTGGGTCCGGCGCATCTTCCTCGTCACCGACGACCAGGCCCCCGACTGGCTCTCCGCCGGACATCCCCGCATCACGGTCGTCGACCATCGCGAGCTGTCCACGGAACCGGCGGCGCCCGCGGTGTTCAACTCCCACGCCATCGAGAGCCGACTGCACCACATCCCGGGCCTGGCCGAGCACTTCCTCTACTTCAACGACGACATCTTCCTGGGCAGGCCCCAGCGCCCGCAGAACTACTTCCTGCCCTCCGGACTGCCCAAGGTCTTCCACGACTGGCGGGCGGTGGACCCGGGCAGCCGGGCCGGGGACGACGTGTTCACCTCGTCCCAGAAGGTCACCCGGCAGGCCGTCGAGGAGGCCGTCGGCCGCACCTATCCCCACATCCTGGCGCACACGCCGTACCCCCTGACCCGGTCCGCGTTCGCCCGTGTCGAGGAACTGCTGCCCGGTCGGCTCGCCGCCACCGCCCGCTCCGTGTTCCGCAGTGCCGACGATCTCGCCCCTGTCACCCTCGCCGCGCACCTGGCGCTCGCCGAGGGGCATGCCGTCGAAGGCGACCTCACGCACACCTACGTCAGCACCGCCCGCCGCTCCGAGATCGAGCGGTTGCCCGAGCTGGCGGCCGAGCGCGGCCACGACGCCTTCTGCCTCGCGGACGACGAGGACCCGGACGGACCCGACGGGGGCGGATCCGGGGGCGGTCTGTCGGCGACGCAGCAGCACAACGTCGTCACGGCCTTCCTGGAGGCCTACTTCCCGGTGCCCTCCCCGTTCGAGCCGGCCCCGTACGGGACCGAACCCTCCCGGCCCGTCGGCTGA
- a CDS encoding AMP-binding protein yields MGGARWPSSPQRVQEVRVSVASSRASGSSEVPLLRETIGDNLDRTVRRFPGRDALVDVAAGRRWTYTELAADVDALALGLLDLGIVRGDRVGIWAPNRAEWTLVQYATAKIGAILVTVNPAYRSHELEYVLGQSGIRLLVAAERFKTSDYAAMIEEVRPRCPGLEFTVLFDGPRWDELLERGRVADPAALARAQAALGPDDPINIQYTSGTTGFPKGATLSHHNILNNGFFVGELCGYGEADRVCIPVPFYHCFGMVMGNLACTSHGAAMVIPAPAFDPTATLAAVEAEACTSLYGVPTMFIAELADAGFDGYDLSSLRTGIMAGSPCPVEVMTEVIERMGMTEVSICYGMTETSPVSTQTRVDDSVERRVSTVGRVGPHLEVKVVDPQSGLTVPRGTAGELCTRGYSVMLGYWGEPEKTAEAVDPEGWMHTGDLAVMDGDGYLSITGRIKDMVIRGGENLYPREIEEFLHAHPDVMDVQVIGVPDQKYGEELMAWVRMREGAEPLTAQAVRAYCAGRLAHFKIPRYVHVVEEFPMTVTGKIRKIEMRAMATRLLEEEAAAGSA; encoded by the coding sequence ATGGGCGGTGCGCGTTGGCCGTCATCGCCGCAGCGAGTGCAGGAGGTACGTGTGTCCGTAGCGTCGAGTCGTGCGTCCGGGAGTTCCGAAGTCCCGCTGCTCCGCGAGACGATCGGGGACAACCTCGACCGGACCGTACGGCGCTTCCCCGGCCGGGACGCCCTCGTGGACGTGGCCGCCGGCCGCCGGTGGACGTACACGGAGCTGGCCGCCGACGTGGACGCCCTCGCCCTGGGGCTGCTGGACCTCGGGATCGTCCGGGGCGACCGCGTCGGTATCTGGGCGCCCAACCGCGCCGAGTGGACGCTGGTGCAGTACGCCACGGCGAAGATCGGGGCGATCCTGGTCACCGTGAACCCGGCGTACCGCTCCCACGAGCTGGAGTACGTGCTCGGGCAGTCCGGCATCCGGCTGCTGGTCGCGGCGGAGCGCTTCAAGACCTCCGACTACGCGGCGATGATCGAGGAGGTCCGGCCGCGCTGCCCGGGGCTGGAGTTCACCGTCCTGTTCGACGGGCCGCGGTGGGACGAGCTGCTGGAACGCGGGCGCGTGGCCGATCCGGCCGCGCTGGCGCGGGCGCAGGCCGCACTGGGCCCGGACGACCCGATCAACATCCAGTACACCTCGGGCACCACGGGCTTCCCCAAGGGAGCGACCCTCTCGCACCACAACATCCTCAACAACGGCTTCTTCGTGGGCGAGCTGTGCGGCTACGGCGAAGCCGACCGGGTGTGCATCCCGGTCCCCTTCTACCACTGTTTCGGGATGGTGATGGGCAATCTCGCCTGCACCAGCCACGGTGCGGCGATGGTGATCCCCGCGCCCGCCTTCGACCCTACGGCGACGCTGGCGGCGGTGGAGGCTGAGGCCTGCACCTCCCTGTACGGGGTCCCCACCATGTTCATCGCCGAACTGGCCGACGCCGGGTTCGACGGGTACGACCTGTCGAGCCTGCGCACCGGGATCATGGCGGGTTCGCCCTGCCCGGTGGAGGTCATGACCGAGGTCATCGAGCGGATGGGGATGACCGAGGTCTCCATCTGTTACGGCATGACGGAGACCTCTCCCGTGTCCACGCAGACCCGTGTGGACGACTCGGTCGAGCGCCGGGTCTCCACGGTGGGCCGGGTCGGCCCGCACCTGGAGGTCAAGGTGGTCGACCCGCAGTCCGGCCTGACGGTGCCCCGCGGCACCGCGGGAGAACTGTGCACCCGGGGCTACTCTGTGATGCTCGGCTACTGGGGCGAGCCCGAGAAGACCGCCGAGGCCGTCGATCCGGAGGGCTGGATGCACACCGGCGACCTGGCGGTCATGGACGGTGACGGCTACCTGAGCATCACCGGCCGGATCAAGGACATGGTGATCCGGGGAGGCGAGAACCTCTACCCCCGCGAGATCGAGGAGTTCCTCCACGCGCACCCCGACGTGATGGACGTGCAGGTCATCGGAGTGCCCGACCAGAAGTACGGGGAGGAGCTGATGGCGTGGGTGCGGATGCGTGAGGGGGCCGAGCCGCTGACGGCGCAGGCCGTGCGCGCGTACTGCGCGGGGCGGCTGGCCCACTTCAAGATCCCCCGCTACGTCCACGTCGTCGAGGAGTTCCCGATGACCGTCACCGGGAAGATCCGCAAGATCGAGATGCGTGCGATGGCGACCCGCCTGCTGGAGGAGGAGGCCGCGGCCGGCAGCGCCTGA